Below is a genomic region from Pseudomonas svalbardensis.
GAGCCCACCTGACGACCACGACGGTTTTAACCGCCGCCGTGTACTGCAAGGCCTTTCGGCAGGCGCCGTCGGTGCCTGGATCAGCCCGCTACTCGCAGGGAGTAAAACCATGCCCGACGCCCCCGCCGACCTCATCCTGTACAACGGACGCCTGCACACCGTCGATCGCAAAAAACCTCAAGCCAGCGCCGTCGCGATCAAGGACGGACGCTTCGTGGTGGTCGGCAGCGATGCCCAGGCCATGGCCCTGCAAGGCCCCGGCAGCCAGATTATCGACCTGCACGGTCGCACGGTGATTCCCGGTCTCAACGACTCGCACCTGCACCTGATCCGTGGTGGCCTCAACTACAACCTCGAACTGCGCTGGGAAGGCGTCCCCTCACTGGTCGACGCGCTGCGCATGCTCAAGGATCAGGCGGACCGCACACCCACGCCGCAATGGGTGCGGGTGGTCGGTGGCTGGAACGAGTTCCAGTTCGCCGAAAAACGCCTGCCGACGATTGATGAATTGAACAAGGCCGCGCCGGATACCCCGGTGTTCGTCCTGCACCTCTACGACCGCGCCCTGCTTAACCGAGCCGCGTTGAAGGTGGTCGGTTATACCCGCGACACGCCGAACCCGCCGGGTGGCGAAATCCAGCGTGATGCCAATGGCGACCCGACGGGCATGCTGATCGCCCGCCCCAACGCGATGATTCTCTACTCGACCCTGGCCAAAGGGCCGAAACTGCCGCTGGAATACCAGGTCAACTCCACCCGCCAATTCATGCGCGAACTCAATCGCCTGGGTGTTACCAGTGCCATTGATGCCGGCGGCGGTTACCAGAATTATCCGGACGACTATCAAGTCATCCAGCAACTGGCCAAAGACCAGCAGCTCACGGTGCGCATTGCTTACAACCTGTTCACGCAGAAACCCAAGGAAGAGCTGACCGACTTCAAGAACTGGACCAGCACCTCCCACTATGGTCAGGGCGATGACTTTCTACGGCACAACGGTGCCGGGGAAATGCTGGTGTTCTCGGCGGCAGACTTCGAGGCCTTCCTCGAACCCCGCCCAGACCTGCCGCAAACTATGGAGCAGGAACTGGAACCGGTGGTCCGCCATCTGGTGGAGCAGCGCTGGCCGTTCCGTTTGCACGCCACGTACAACGAATCCATCAGCCGCATGCTCGACGTGTTCGAGAAGGTCAATCGCGACATTCCGTTCGACGGTTTGCCGTGGTTCTTCGACCACGCGGAAACCATCACCCCGCAGAACATCGAACGGGTCAAAGCCCTCGGCGGCGGCATCGCGATCCAGGACCGCATGGCATTCCAGGGCGAATACTTCGTCGACCGTTACGGCGCCAAGGCTGCCGAAGCCACGCCGCCCATCACTCGTATGTTGGCCGAAGGCATTCCTGTCGGCGCCGGCACCGATGCCACGCGCGTGTCCAGCTACAACCCCTGGACTTCGCTGTACTGGCTGGTCAGCGGTCGCACCGTCGGTGGTCTGGCGCTGTACCCGCAAGGCTTGAGCCGCGATACCGCGCTGGAACTCTTCACCCACGGCAGCGCCTGGTTTTCCTCCGAGCAAGGCAAAAAAGGCCAGATCAAGGTCGGGCAACTGGCCGACTTGATTGCGTTGTCGGCGGACTATTTCCACATCGAGGATGAAGCGGTCAAATGGATCGAATCGGTACTGACCATCGTCGACGGCAAGATTGTCTACGGCAGCGTCGAGTTTGAAAAACTCGGGCCGCCGCCCGTCCCGGTGGTGCCTGAATGGTCGCCCGTTGCCAAAGTACCGGGCCATTGGAAACCCCTCGCGCCGCTGACCGCGCAGGTTCATCAATGCGTCGGAGCTTGCGCGGTGCATGCCCATCGCCATGAACGGGCGCGGCTGTCCTCGGCGCCTGTCAGTGATTTCGCTGGTTTCTGGGGGGCCTTGGGTTGCTCGTGTTTTGCGTTTTGAAATGAGCCGCTAAAAAATCGCAGTCAGCGGCAGCTCCTACTTGATCCCTGTAGCAGCTGCCGAAGGCTGCGTTCGGCTGCGCAGCAGTCGCTAAACCATACGCTGCGGGTGTCTCAGATAAACCGCGTGCATATGATTCACGACTGCTGCGCAGCCGAACGCAGGCTTCGCCAGCTGCTACATGAACTGATCCGGCGGTATCTGTTTACAATGCCTGCACTTTCCCCTCCGGCCGCCCCATGGATATCGATCTCGCCCGCACCTTTCTGGAAATCGTCCGCCACGGCAGCCTTGCCGCCGCCGCCGAAAAACTCCACGTTACCCAGACCGCGATCACGGCGCGGGTACAGAAACTCGAAAGCCAGCTAGGCAGTACGTTGTTCGTGCGCAACCGCGCCGGTGCGCGCCTGACGCCTAACGGTGAAGCCTTCGTGGTCTACGCCAATCAACTGGTCGAAACCTGGGAAGCGGCGCGGCGGGACTTGCCGTTGCCCGAGGGTTACCGCGACGTGCTGCACATCGGTGGCGAGGTCAGTCTGTGCAACCCGCTGATGCTCAGCTGGGCCGGCGCACTGCGCGAGAAGATCCCCAGCCACGCCCTGCGCATGGAAATCCGTGACGGTGAAAACCTGCTGCGCCAACTGGAGCTGGGGGTTCTGGATGCGGCGCTGGTTTACCAGCCCGAGTATTGGCCACGCCTGCAAGTCGAGCAGGTGCTGGAAGAAAAACTGGTCCTCATCCGCCTGGCCGCAAGACCCGATCCCTACGTGTACATCGACTGGGGCCCGGACTTCCGCCGTCAGCACGATGCGGCCCTGCCGGAAAAAGCCAAAGCCGCATTGAGCTTCAACCTCGGCCCACTGGGCTTGCAGTACATTCTGGAAAACGGCGGCAGCGGTTACTTCCGCACCCGGGTGGTCCAGAGTTATCTGCAAAGCGGTGTGCTGGAGCAAGTGCCCAAAGCCCCGGAATTCAGCTACCCGACTTATCTGGTTTACTCCCGCGACCGCGACTCCGCGACGTTGCAACGAGCCTTCGACCTGCTGCGCGAAGTGATCAAATCCGACGATGACTGGTCGCAACGCTGGAACCCGCTGACCTGAGTCCCGTTTGCACCGGATCATGGCATTTGTGACCTCACGGTTCGGCCCGCCTGAAACGCCGGGATCGTCTAATCTGCTGGAGATAACAATAACCACAGGTGATTGCAGTGAGGCAGACCACCGAAGCATTCCGCGCCCGCTACCGCGCTAATATTCATCCGCTCTACAACCCATGGCTGCACGGCACTTTTGTGCTGCTGTTCGGGGTGCTGGCCATCGGCGGATTCTGGAGCACCGTGCACCAGGTACAGCCACTGGAATGGCTGGCGGTGCCGTTGACGTTGTTGTTCTTCAACTTCGGCGTGTACATGGTCCATCGGCACTTGGGGCATCACAAAAAGAGCTTCGCGCGAATGTTCTATGCCCGCCATGCCGGCGACCATCACAGCTTTTTCGCCCCCGGCCACATGACCTACGACAGTGCCCGGGACTGGCGGGTGATTCTGTTTCCAGCCTGGCTGATCGTGCTGCACACGGTCGTCATCACCCTGCCCGTCTGGTGGCTGCTTGAGCAGTTCGATGCCAACGTTGCCGGGTTGTTCGGCGGCTGTCTGGTCCTCGGCTACCTGACCTATGAAGTGTTCCATGCCTGCGAGCACCTGCCACCCGAGAACCCCGTCACACGGTTGCCGTGGATCCGCCAGATGCGCCGCCTGCATGAACTGCATCACCGTCGTGAGCTGATGCAGGAACGCAATTTCAATATCGTTTTTCCGCTGATGGACTACCTGTTCGGCACCCTCTATTGGGAACCGGAGCCGACTGACCTGCACTCGACGAGAACAACCATGACCCGCATGCAGCATCAAATCGACATTGCTGGAGACCCGATTGACGTGCTCGCCTATGCCAGCACCGTGACCCGTTGGCCGGAGTGGCATCCCTCGTCCCTCAAGGTCGATGGCCAGAGCGGTCCGCTGCATGCCGGAGGGCGGTTCGAGGAAGACATCAAGGCGGGCGGGCGTGAGGGACACTTGCGCTGGGAGGTTAACGAATACCTGCCAGGACGCCGCTGGAGTGCCTGGGCCCATGACGATCACGGGTTGTCTTTAGTGGTGACTTACGAGTGCGAGATCCTGGGCGATGGAACACACTTTGTCCGCACCCTGGAGTATCAGTTCAGCGGCCTGGCGATGCGCATTGCCAATCGACTGCTGCTCAAGCGCCGCATCGATCGTGAGTCGGCAGCTTCGATGTTGGCATTGCGCGAGATGGCGCAAAAACAATTGGCCTCGGCGGGAGTCAGCGCATGAGTCGAACCGTCAAGTTTCGCCATCTGTTGTTGCTGATAATCGTCACCATCGGCGCCTTTCTGCTGCTGATGCCAACCAAGGTGCAACCGGTGGCCTGGACACCGCCGCCGGCACCCTCCCTCACCAGCGGAATCTACGCCGACAATCAGCGCCTCAAAGGCATGGAGCGCGTCGGCGCCACGGATATCGACGGGCCGGAAGCGTTGCTACTGGAGGAAGACGTTCTCATCACGGGTTTGCATGACGGCCGACTGATCCGTACCAGCCTCGACGGCAAGGTCACCAAGGTACTGGCCGATACGGGCGGCAGACCCTTGGGCCTGGCCCGTCATCCCAACGGTCTGCTGGTGATTGCCGACGGGGTCAAGGGCTTGCTGTCACTGGATGCCCAAGGCCGATTGATCCCATTGACCACTGCGGCCAGTGGCGTGCCCTTCGGTTTCACCGACGACGTGGCGATCGACAAATCCGGGCACTACGCCTATTTCAGTGATGCCTCCAGTCGTTTTGGCTACGGCAGTGACGGCGAAGCGATCATCGAGCACGGCGGCGATGGCCGCTTGCTGCGCTATGACTTCCAGACCGGCAAGACCGCGGTCCTGTTGGATAAGCTGGAATTCGCCAACGGCGTGACCCTGGGCCCGGACGATGCCTTTGTATTGGTCAACGAAACGGGCGCCTATCGCATTAGTCGTTACTGGCTGAGCGGGCCGAAAGCGGGCACCCGTGATCTATTCATCGACAACTTGCCAGGGTTGCCGGACAACCTCGCGTTCAATGGTCGCGACCGCTTCTGGGTGGCGCTCTATGCACCGCGCAACGCATTGCTCGATGCCACCGCGCCGCATCCATTCGTGCGCAAGATGATCGTGCGAGCCATGACTGTCCTGCCTAAACCGGTGGAGAATCGCGCCTTTGCGCTGGGGCTGGATCTGGACGGTAAAGTGATCGCCAACTTGCAGGACGGTAGCCGCGACAACTACTCGCCGATCACTACCGTTCGCGAGTATGGAGATTGGTTGTACTTCGGGTCGTTGAAGGCGAAAAACATGGCGCGATTGCCGTTGAGCAAGGCATTGCAACAGTAAACGTGCCTGACTCAACGCGGATCCACCTCACCATCGCGCACCGCGTTATCCGTTTCATCATGCACCCTTTCCGGGTCCATGGCGGTGGAGTCATCCTCGTCCATCGGGATGGCACCTTCGTTGTTCGGCAGTTCGTCGATGCCCGGCTCGTCTTCGGGATTGAGGGTGGTGCGTCCTGGACTCAGGGGTTCGGGATGTGTCGGGATGGGGTCGTAGCCACCCTGCTCTTCGCTGGGGAATTTTGGATTCATGAGGCACCTCGCATGGAGCCGTAAATTCGGACTCTGAACATTCGAGGTGCCGGTATTTATCGCCGTTCCAATTTTTCAGTCACCGATCGTCGGTGACCAGACAGGGCGCGTCAGGACGGCGTCTGGAGTCGATCTACGATCTTTTGCTTAACCTCCACGCGCTTCGCCTTGAGTTTCTTTAATGCGTCATCGCTGGGCGCATCCGATCTTGCGGATTCAGCCTTTACGACCTCGGCGTCCGCCTGCGAATACTTGTTGATCAGTGAATCCAGTAACGGATCCTTGGTGCGTTTTTGCTGGATATCTTCCTTTGAAAGTTTGAGATCCTGATAAAGGTCGTGTGGCACCGGCATGGGAACACCTCCGTTTGTTGATCGGAGGCAAACGCGATCAATGGCGTTCACCAACTATCAGAATGGCCTTGGTTAGCGGGTTCTGTCGACCGCCTATCAGACCAGCGGTGCCCGTTCGTCGCCCTGCCGCAAACGCAATAAAACCTTTGCCCACTCGTCGGCCTCCACAGATTAACGATCACTCGATCACCCATGAAAACCTGTGTGGAGAATAACCAATGGACGGACTTACCCTGCGCCACCTCACGTTGGCCGTTGCCTTGAGTACCAGCATGGGCACGGCTTTCGCTGCCACTTCCAATGACTTTGTCGACAGCGCGGCCGCTAGCAATATCGCGGAAATCGAAACAAGCCGATTGGCCCTGGAAAAAAGTTCATCGGCGGACATCAAAAAATTCGCCAATATGATGATCACCGACCATTCCAAGGCCAACGATGAACTGGCGGCGCTGGCGAAAAAAAATGACATCGAGGTGCCGGACAACACCACGCTGATCAAGCAGGCGAAAGAGAAAATCCTTGACATGCGCGATGAATCCTTCGATGCGGCGTACGCCAACAATCAGGTGAAGGCTCACGAAGACACCATCGAGCTGTTCAAGAAAGAAGCCAATACGGTGACAGACGACAAAGTCAAAGGCGCCACGGAGCTGAAAGGTTTCGCGCAAAAGATGCTGCCGGCGCTGGAGAAGCATCTGGGTATGGCGAAAAAACTCCAGGCTGCCCATCCGGGCAAATAACCCTCCCACAAAAAGGCCGCACCGTTTGATGCGGCCGTCTTCAATGCATGACTAGCCGCCATCGGTGTCGATGTCGGCATCGGTGTCATCCCCAGGTTTTGGCCGGTCGGGATTCGGCTTGAAACCCGGGCTGAACTCGTTGTCGTTATCCGTGTGGATATTCTTCTGGTCAACCGCTTTGTCTGCGCTTTCGGGTTCGCCGGTTTTTGCGTCTTCTTCAAGACCACTGTCATCGTTCATAAGTACCTCATTCGTCACTGCAAGAGCGCGGCTGAAACAGTCACGCTTTGTAGATTCGAAGCCTCCCCGGGGACAGGGTTCCATCGCAAGGGAAATTCATGGTCAAAAGCCGCAACCCTTTGACTATGCTCAAGTGACGGACACTGACTGATCATTCACCCTGGAGCCCGTCGATGAAGCGTGACATCCGTTTGCTGATCGTCGACGACAACGTCGCCACGCGCTACGCCCTGCGCCGGCGCCTGGAGCGCCACGGCTATGAAGTGCTCGAAGCCGGCACCGGCACCGAGGGCTTGGAGCTGATCGACAGCGTGACGATCGATGCGCTGATCCTCGACGTCAATCTGCCGGACATGAGCGGCTTCGACATCGTGCGCAAACTGCGCGCCGAACCCGCCACCGCCCTGCTG
It encodes:
- a CDS encoding amidohydrolase produces the protein MPDAPADLILYNGRLHTVDRKKPQASAVAIKDGRFVVVGSDAQAMALQGPGSQIIDLHGRTVIPGLNDSHLHLIRGGLNYNLELRWEGVPSLVDALRMLKDQADRTPTPQWVRVVGGWNEFQFAEKRLPTIDELNKAAPDTPVFVLHLYDRALLNRAALKVVGYTRDTPNPPGGEIQRDANGDPTGMLIARPNAMILYSTLAKGPKLPLEYQVNSTRQFMRELNRLGVTSAIDAGGGYQNYPDDYQVIQQLAKDQQLTVRIAYNLFTQKPKEELTDFKNWTSTSHYGQGDDFLRHNGAGEMLVFSAADFEAFLEPRPDLPQTMEQELEPVVRHLVEQRWPFRLHATYNESISRMLDVFEKVNRDIPFDGLPWFFDHAETITPQNIERVKALGGGIAIQDRMAFQGEYFVDRYGAKAAEATPPITRMLAEGIPVGAGTDATRVSSYNPWTSLYWLVSGRTVGGLALYPQGLSRDTALELFTHGSAWFSSEQGKKGQIKVGQLADLIALSADYFHIEDEAVKWIESVLTIVDGKIVYGSVEFEKLGPPPVPVVPEWSPVAKVPGHWKPLAPLTAQVHQCVGACAVHAHRHERARLSSAPVSDFAGFWGALGCSCFAF
- a CDS encoding LysR family transcriptional regulator, with the protein product MDIDLARTFLEIVRHGSLAAAAEKLHVTQTAITARVQKLESQLGSTLFVRNRAGARLTPNGEAFVVYANQLVETWEAARRDLPLPEGYRDVLHIGGEVSLCNPLMLSWAGALREKIPSHALRMEIRDGENLLRQLELGVLDAALVYQPEYWPRLQVEQVLEEKLVLIRLAARPDPYVYIDWGPDFRRQHDAALPEKAKAALSFNLGPLGLQYILENGGSGYFRTRVVQSYLQSGVLEQVPKAPEFSYPTYLVYSRDRDSATLQRAFDLLREVIKSDDDWSQRWNPLT
- a CDS encoding SRPBCC family protein, with the protein product MRQTTEAFRARYRANIHPLYNPWLHGTFVLLFGVLAIGGFWSTVHQVQPLEWLAVPLTLLFFNFGVYMVHRHLGHHKKSFARMFYARHAGDHHSFFAPGHMTYDSARDWRVILFPAWLIVLHTVVITLPVWWLLEQFDANVAGLFGGCLVLGYLTYEVFHACEHLPPENPVTRLPWIRQMRRLHELHHRRELMQERNFNIVFPLMDYLFGTLYWEPEPTDLHSTRTTMTRMQHQIDIAGDPIDVLAYASTVTRWPEWHPSSLKVDGQSGPLHAGGRFEEDIKAGGREGHLRWEVNEYLPGRRWSAWAHDDHGLSLVVTYECEILGDGTHFVRTLEYQFSGLAMRIANRLLLKRRIDRESAASMLALREMAQKQLASAGVSA
- a CDS encoding SMP-30/gluconolactonase/LRE family protein, which codes for MSRTVKFRHLLLLIIVTIGAFLLLMPTKVQPVAWTPPPAPSLTSGIYADNQRLKGMERVGATDIDGPEALLLEEDVLITGLHDGRLIRTSLDGKVTKVLADTGGRPLGLARHPNGLLVIADGVKGLLSLDAQGRLIPLTTAASGVPFGFTDDVAIDKSGHYAYFSDASSRFGYGSDGEAIIEHGGDGRLLRYDFQTGKTAVLLDKLEFANGVTLGPDDAFVLVNETGAYRISRYWLSGPKAGTRDLFIDNLPGLPDNLAFNGRDRFWVALYAPRNALLDATAPHPFVRKMIVRAMTVLPKPVENRAFALGLDLDGKVIANLQDGSRDNYSPITTVREYGDWLYFGSLKAKNMARLPLSKALQQ
- a CDS encoding DUF465 domain-containing protein, encoding MPVPHDLYQDLKLSKEDIQQKRTKDPLLDSLINKYSQADAEVVKAESARSDAPSDDALKKLKAKRVEVKQKIVDRLQTPS
- a CDS encoding DUF4142 domain-containing protein — encoded protein: MDGLTLRHLTLAVALSTSMGTAFAATSNDFVDSAAASNIAEIETSRLALEKSSSADIKKFANMMITDHSKANDELAALAKKNDIEVPDNTTLIKQAKEKILDMRDESFDAAYANNQVKAHEDTIELFKKEANTVTDDKVKGATELKGFAQKMLPALEKHLGMAKKLQAAHPGK